The Erythrolamprus reginae isolate rEryReg1 chromosome 5, rEryReg1.hap1, whole genome shotgun sequence genome window below encodes:
- the ATOH7 gene encoding transcription factor ATOH7, with protein sequence MKPCKPNPKGTPSAEDDFACSSESGCAAKGSFERMENNAKRRLAANARERRRMQGLNMAFDHLRKVVPQWGQDKKLSKYETLQMALSYIMALTRILAEAERFSTQKGWIDLQEEHFHACAGQKAETEPSYAPRLFHFQPDHF encoded by the coding sequence ATGAAACCCTGCAAACCAAACCCTAAGGGGACTCCCAGTGCAGAGGATGACTTTGCCTGCAGCAGTGAGTCGGGCTGTGCAGCGAAAGGCAGCTTTGAAAGGATGGAGAACAACGCCAAGCGCAGGCTGGCTGCCAACGCCAGGGAAAGGAGAAGAATGCAGGGGCTCAACATGGCCTTTGACCACCTCCGCAAAGTGGTCCCCCAGTGGGGGCAAGACAAAAAGCTCTCCAAGTACGAGACTCTTCAGATGGCGCTAAGTTACATCATGGCCCTCACAAGGATCCTGGCTGAAGCCGAGAGGTTCAGCACGCAGAAAGGATGGATTGACCTTCAGGAGGAACATTTCCACGCTTGCGCGGGTCAGAAGGCAGAGACCGAGCCCTCCTACGCTCCCAGACTTTTCCACTTCCAGCCTGATCACTTCTGA